From a region of the Impatiens glandulifera chromosome 4, dImpGla2.1, whole genome shotgun sequence genome:
- the LOC124934332 gene encoding GPN-loop GTPase 3, with protein MGYAQLVIGPAGSGKSTYCSSLYDHCQTVRRTIHVVNLDPAAENFDYPVAMDIRELISLEDVMEELGLGPNGGLIYCMEHLQENLDDWLTEELDNYLDDDYLVFDCPGQIELFSHVPVLKNFVEHLKRKNFNVCVVYLLDSQFMTDVTKFISGCMASLSAMVQLELPHVNILSKMDLVSNKKDLEDYLNPEPQLLLAELNERMAPQFQKLNKALIEVVDQYSMVSFIPLDLRKERSIQYVLAQIDNCIQFGEDADVKIKDFDEEED; from the exons ATGGGATATGCACAACTTGTCATTGGCCCAGCCGGTAGTGGGAAG TCTACATACTGTTCTAGTTTGTATGACCACTGCCAGACAGTGAGGCGAACAATTCATGTTGTTAACTTGGATCCAGCTGCTGAAAACTTTGACTATCCAGTTGCAATGG ATATTAGGGAGCTCATTTCTTTAGAGGACGTGATGGAGGAGCTCGGTCTTGGTCCAAATGGTGGACTTATATACTGCATGGA GCATCTCCAAGAGAATTTGGATGACTGGTTAACCGAGGAGctggacaactatttggatgATGACTACTTAGTCTTTGACTGTCCTG GTCAGATAGAACTTTTTTCACATGTTCCAGTACTTAAGAACTTTGTGGAGCATTTGAAACGAAAGAACTTTAATGTTTGTGTTGTATACTTACTTGATTCACAG TTCATGACAGATGTAACCAAATTTATTAGTGGCTGTATGGCTTCACTTTCTGCTATGGTTCAACTTGAGCTCCCACATGTTAACATTCTATCCAAAATGGACCTTGTGTCTAACAAAAAGGATCTTGAGGA TTACTTGAATCCAGAACCCCAGCTTTTGCTTGCAGAGTTGAATGAGCGAATGGCCCCTCAGTTTCAAAAGCTAAACAAAGCCTTAATTGAGGTG GTGGATCAGTACAGCATGGTAAGCTTCATACCTCTAGACTTGAGGAAAGAGCGAAG CATACAGTACGTATTAGCACAAATTGACAACTGTATTCAATTTGGGGAGGATGCCGATGTGAAAATCAAGGATTTTGACGAAGAGGAGGACTAG